The Catharus ustulatus isolate bCatUst1 chromosome 9, bCatUst1.pri.v2, whole genome shotgun sequence genomic interval CAAGTACCAAACACCTGGATTGTGATCCTACTATCTCGGTCCACTGAAAAGAGATCTTTTAATCCCAGACTTTTGGGAGATATCCATGTGTTTAAACCCCAGGGGAAAGCATTATCCACCTGTGTTCCTTTGGAAATCTAGGCTCCCATCCTTAAGCCTGTGCAGAAATCTATcaaacaaaaatctcaaatatgaaaatatcCTTATGAAATATCTTACAGAGTAAACGCTGCTGTCTACCCTCACAGGACAATTCAAGCCCTATCATTACATCTCTAAAATTTGGAAAGCATTGTAAAGTTTAGAAAAGTGCTTCCAGACTATGAGAGGAGCTGTGTCTGGTAGTCTTATATGGAACGTGGCTCTCAGAACATACAAAGCACCAATGCTTGAAATGATACTTTTTAAATTGAGTATGAACAACGTGTTGGGGGGTAAGAGGGAGAAGGCACCAAGGTAAGGAAGAACTTTCCAGATACTTCCTTGGTTTTtccaagtttatttttttcattctacaTCTCTGCTAGGGCTATCCCACATGACACAATTTCCATGTGACCACACAGAAGCATTTTCAGTACAAGAGAACTCACCTTGAGCCTGCATGCGTGTTCTGACGAGAGCGAGCGGGTAACTGGCGAGCTGCCCACATGTGCTGGAAATGGTGCCACACCCCAAGAGCACAAACACACCTGGGTTCGCAGAGCTCGATGCATAGTGTTCTAGCCATGTACTCTTTAAGAGCTGCCAAGTTACAAAATTAAACAGTAAGACAAGAGATCTGCATTCCAAAAGGTAAACAAATGCTTCTTTATTCATAACAAATCCTAAGGGTCTCAGTCCTGAAAAGTACCAATTTTACTGGCCACTCCTACATGCTTGAGATGCACAGGTAAACAGCTGGGCACTCAGGGAAAGACTTGAACCACACTGCAGGAGTTAGCACCTAGAACAGAAATCCTTTAAAgatccagcagcagggaagtgCCTGTGCATCTGCAATActctggggagaggaggagggaaaccACTCAGCACCCCATAGGGTGCAACAAAAGCTCACACAGCTGTGCACATCATCCCTTATGGAAACAAGGATGCAAactgtagaaaaaaattctatacagctttgaaaatatttgttcaagCAGTTCTGGTATGCAGTGTCAAAAAAAGATTTGTCTAgactagaaaaaaattagtctgTGCATCTGAGTTATTTAACACACTTTGAAGCAACATATATTATCTAAGGTAGATAAAAGACTCAGCATTGCTGGTAGGTGAAATAGGTGCCAGTTTCTATGGAAAGGAAAGACAGTAGTACTTCAAGCTGCTCAGAAAAGCTCTGTCAGCCAGAAAGAATTCTGATGACATGCACAGACATACAAGGAATTCAGGTTAATATAATCCACTCATAAACCTCACAACTGGCAAAAGAATGTATAAACTATCATAATATGAATATCCTTTTAAAGGCACATATTTCCTATAAAATGGGTATGTTCCAATTTAACACGGTTAGGTCACTATGAAAGCTTGTAGTACTGCCAAGGTCTGTATAATCCTCTCATAGCACATTTCCTGCTTGGTAATCTTGCAAGGAAGAGCCCATCTACCCAGACTCTCCTCAAGAGGGGCAAACAGAAACACTGAGGTCAACATTAGTGGAAAGTtcatttgtctttaaaattgGACCAGCTGCAATAGCACAATAATACAAAcattctaaaaaatatttatgttttttgtaaattaattaACAACAGTTACATGCATTCAATGATCTAAACTCACCTCATAAACAGCAAGGTCAATGCCAGCATAAGGAATTATACCCAGAATATTAGGAATATAGCCTTTGTAGAAGGCCTTTGGgccttctctttttaaaatcttcttaGCACAGTCGAACATCCCAGAATATTGCCCTGTTTTACCCACAGCCAATCTGGTCTTTAAaacctaaaaggaaaaaaaatagcagtctTAATCACACACCTATTTATTAACTATTTTAGATACACAGTATATCTCTGCTTATTCAGTTCTCTAGAACTGCTTTGCACTTTGGTGCTGCAAATCTCCTTTGACTAGTGGTAAGGACTTGTTAGCAGCAGGCTTCTTCAAGTTCTGACTTTAGTGCAGAAAACCACACATTACTGGCTTACAAATTCCTAGCcttttaaaattgcaatttagctttattttcttgattAAAACAGGCAGTTTACTTGATCAACTTGAAGGCAACAGTGTAGGCAATATTCAATGGAAGTATTGGCTAAGGTTCAAGTAAGAGTACTAACATGCTAGCAGATGCTACTTCTGGTCAGGGAACACTAAAGCATATTaagaaaatagtatttcaaAAATTATGACACTTAAAGAGGTAGTTGAACATAAGGACTGTGTCTCACTACTGAAACCCAGCACCTGATTAATAATGCAAGTAAGTCTGTACTGCATCCTAGgacaaagaaattaatatcaGCATCCAAAAGAAACCACAGAGGAAGTTTCCTGAGCAACAATTTGGTCTTTAAAGCCTCACAAGACTGATCTTCCTCAAGAATCTCCTGGGACACTTGGTTTTTCTCTCTCATGTAGGAACATCCTAAAATCACTTCTAGGACAGTACCATATCTTTGTGAGGAAGACCAGAAGATATTTTAGAACAATTCCCTTGTCTCCACTGATCAGTGTAATCCAGACAATCTACATCATGTTTCAGTTCTTTCCTAACTTAACCCATCTGTCTACTCAGGTCAGCTGGGATTCACCCCCTGGAAGGGGTAAAAGATCACAGCAAGGATGCTCTTTAAAGAGCTCATTATCACTTCAGCAATGAAAACAGTTCAATTCCTATTGAAATCCCCACCCATGAAAAAGCTACTTAGGTTACCTTTGTCATTACTACTAGACTTGATGTTGGTATTGGTTTAGTCCCAGCCCCAACATCTGTTCTGTACAAGTGATAAACCTTTTGGGGAACCAGCAGTAAAGAAAATACATCCTGTTTCTGTGAAATGGTGTGCAACAGTTACACTGGAGTAGTTAATATATTAACACTAGTTAAATCCAGTATGTAGTACCATCTACAGGTATGTCCTAAAGGGGAAAGAGCAGCCAATCCACCCAGCCTGAGCTGTAGCTGTTCCATCCTTCCCTACACTGCTCTCCTTATCAGACACAGCTTTCCATCACAACACAACAGAAGTGAACAGACAACAGCATTCCTTGCTTacatgcagcaggaaaaggatttATACCCAGTTTACAAAAGGCTTGAATACATACTGAATTTCACATGTTCTTGGGTGATCCTTTTTCTTGCActaggttttatttaaatattgtttttaaaaatattatacagcaatataaaaaaattacaagaatcAGTTAGAACACAGTACATTCTAAAATGCCTAGCACTGGAAGTCTGAAAGGAAGtacaaagtaaaaataacttAGAATAACAGACTAGAGAGgaatttttacaatattttcagGACCAAAATGGGGTTTACTCAGGAAAAAGACCAAACACTTTGCAGGTTCCAATGGAAGCAGATTCTCTTACCTCCATGGGATAAATAGAAGTTTGTGCTGTTGCTCCAGCCAAAGAACCAGATACAAATCTTTCAACAGTGCCTAACTTTCCATCATCCTGAGTGAGTATCTTCTTGTACTGTATagttaaaacacaaataaacacaCATGATCTTTAGGAGTGGCAAGAGTTATTATAAAACACAAGAGTGTAATAAACAATGTCTTTTCAAGCTGTTCTTAGTTTTTCATGCATTTACAGTTACATTTGCTAACCCAAAAAGATTCTCCAGAACACAATAAACATTCCAGTCTCCAAGAATTCTTAGATTAAATACCTCAGCCACCCACAGTACCATCAGGTGTTTTACCAACACCAGGGTACCTGCACTAAGAACTccaaaaaacaaagaggaacCAAATTCCCTTGCAAATCCAGTTACCCAATCAAAGAATGAAAGATCAACTACCAATTTCACAGAAGCCCTTTGAGCACTGTACATATTGTGTCATTCCACGAGTAAAGAATAATGTGCCCAAGATTACTCTGTGGCACCAAAATCTGCTGTTCAGTCTTGCAACATCCCCAAGTTTATTGgatattttgttgtttttatctCCTCCTTGTACAGAGATGTGCAATATGCTCATTTGGTCTTATTTGAGGCACTAGCAAGCcccacagaacaaaaataaagctcATTTAAATACACCAGAATGGGAGTTCATTTTCCAAAGGAGGATTAGGCCTTAACATGATGCTTAAAGCTGATTCAGAGGTAAATATAACTCTGAAATCCAGGATGAGGGCATCATACATAGCATACACACATTAGCACTGTGATAGTTGACTTTAAATGGACCCCTGTAGTTCAGCTAGCATGATGTGCAAAGTTTTTGCCTGTCACTTTGCAGCAACAATCTAGATATTAATGCAGTACTCCACACAAAGCCATGCAGAATCAGAGACTGTTTAAAACATGCAACAGATATCAATTATTTGCACTGCTTATAATACAACAGTAAAATCTGCCTAATAGAAAGTATTTTATGGActattttaaatctgaaaatcaCTCAAATTACTATGAGAAAATCCCCAACCACAACAACAAGGACATATAATAGGACAGCAAGCCCTATAAAATACAACAGTGCCAATAATGAACAGTGAGAGTGATATAGGAATTCATTTagcattattttcattcttgaTTTATCCTACCTGTTCATAAGCCCAGAACTTAATAGCTGTTTCAGGAGCTATTTTCACAACATTTACACCATTCCCCCTCCAAAGGGATCGGACACCACCTTCTTTCAACATTTGCTTAAAACCACTGGCTATATTCATTTTGTTTGACTTTGAACCAtgaacctaaaaaaaaaaaaaaaaaacaccaaagtcACAGTAGAGAACACTGCTCTGATTAATTATAAAACTCATCAGTATTAAATTGATTAAATACATCAACTAGTGAAACCATATGCAtgcttgaaaaaaatctaagtaGCACTAGTACCGTAACattttgcttacatttttttcccacatctaaaataccatttttatggacaaaaaaatggaaatcgTCAAACCATAGCCAGACCTCTGCAATTTAAACACCGACCTTGGCTCCCATTTTGTTTCCCAACAGATCACTAAAAACTGAAGTGAGACACTGGAATCAACAAATTCTTGAACATTGCACCTACCTGCATCATGACTTTAAGGCGATCTAAGGGTGCTGTACCTGTTCGAGAGACAGCACCAGCCACTCCTCCTGCCAACAGCTGCTTCCACCACTGCCCAgtcttcttctcttcttctgtgAACTCATCTGGAACAGTCAAACTATCTCCTATATCCAGTACCTTTAAGAATCCAAAGCAAAGATGTGCAAATAACTATCTCATTCCATCATTTCAGTTTTATCCACAGTTCCAAATTAACATACTACCTAAGAATGTGCAAATAAAGTGCTAGTTACCAATATCTCTAATTTACATTCTGTAATCAACTTGCTATGTATTGCTATTCAATGAAAAGCAGCTTAAGTGACTTCTACATAGACATTGAGCAGTAACACCACAGACCCACCATTTCAAAGACTGCACCATCATCGTTAAAAATTACGACAAATTTCCTCCTTGAGTATGGCCCAAGCAAAGACATTCTGTCATGATCAGCAGTCCTTTAAAGTCAGCACTAAAGCTCAAATGCTTATATGTTGCAGCTAACCTTTCACCAGACAGTCTTCTGGGATTAGTTTGGTAATCTCCTAAGGTTGCTAACAAGAGATTTCTCTCACGGTAATTTATTCACACATGTGGGACGTCTCCTTCCCCCACATTGCCCAACATTTTAAAGCAGGGTTTTAACAGCTGATATATCAGAATAATCTATTTCTGGGAACTGCTGTGTATTATCctgcaaaatgaaaagtttGACAAATACCTTATAGATTTTCTTATCATCAGTTATACTCAAACACacatttaattacattttttagcTATAAAAGTTTGAAATTTCACTAAGGGGGGCATGTTTGTATTGCCGTTGGATTTGATCAAAGAACAACATTAATATAGGTTTTAATGATAAAACTAAGACATAACACTATGAAATCTCACGTCACATTTGCTCTTAAGTGTAACCTATAATCATGATACATGAGAAAAAGTACACTGTAGATAATACAAATTGGCTATTACACATAAATCAAAtgtataaaaaacaaaaatgtactGACAAGATAAGTACTGACCAGAAAGTGTGTTAACTGATAAACTTTTGAGTAACCATTGATTTTAATTGTAGACATTATATCTATAATTTATGCTATATTCTCTGTCTGTTAGTAGACAGAATACTGTCCTGATCATTTGGGACAAAAATTGCAGAATGCATAGTGCCAATACAGCCACTGGACAAAACGGATAAGCACCAGCTATTCCGGATATTGAACACAGAACAGATTAATTGGAAAATTCTTTCATCTTTCCCACGTTTGAGGTTTCAAAATAAGGTATCATTAACTACATGGAAACATCAAAAGATCAGCCAAAACTCTCAAAACATAAATTCAGTACATATCTACCAGGGTTTAAACCTTGTGTGTACTGAGACCTAAACACaactaagggaaaaaaaagataaatttgagGATGTTTGTAACAGAAAGGTCATATAATAATTCCATGCCATTGTAGCTATCTGCTTGGACTAGTCTGATAGCAATTAtataataaaaacagaattgtAAGAGCTGTCTGTTAatgccagccaggctgggaggtcTCACATCTGCTGTTATCTCAAAGACCAGCTGTGTTGCTGGATTTTGCCTGCTGTGATAACTGGGTCATCAGCTGACTGCAACACTAAGACCACAAGAGACTCCCTCACTTGTTTCTTGGGGGTAACTGACAttccataataaaaaaaaaagaaaaataaagatcttATGTTGAATAATAGTAaggagcattttttttaaagcaaaggcTTTTTCCACTAAGTAAGCTGGGAGCAGGACTATTTGATCTCACAGTAGTGCTTCAAGTGCTTTCTTCAGCAAACAGGGAGCTAAGTCCCTTTTGGCAAGCATTCCTGAACTGAGGTTGTACAGTGTCAAACACTCAAAGCTCTCAGATCTCATAAAGTGTTTTTTATTGTGGAAATGCTGACTAATCCCTGGAGATATAAATGGTCTCACTATATTCAAAGGCATCTAaccttattttatttcctccaaTAATCTACTGGAAGGAGATTTAGCGAATAGGATTGCTGTTGCTTTACTTACTTTATTACTGTCCTTAAAAATCAGTCACTGAGGTGTCAACAGGTCTATtcaataaaaagtttaaaaatttctCTGCACAGTGGATAACCTATAGCTGTAGATTCTGTACGCTTAAATTAAATTCTATGGCACGAAAGAGCACGATGTACACAGAAAATCACCAGTAAAGACACCAGTGATTTTATGATAATTATAATAATACTATATAACTGCAAATACTAACTTCAACCCAAGAAACAGTTAAAATGTCTATATAAGTTGTTTTAACAAATCAAATTGTACTGTAATGTGCAAAGATTTCATATTGTGGTTATTATTTTGTATGAAATATCTCCAAAAGATGAGGGAAATGGATTTGTAGAGAGTTTTTAGGTTTTGGTAGAAGGTTtatataatatgtatttatatgtaaatTTGGAGATAAGAAATGTTGATTTAGAAATGTTATGGAGTAGGATATATACTGTTGAGAGAGAAATGGAGatagaaaaaa includes:
- the SLC25A24 gene encoding calcium-binding mitochondrial carrier protein SCaMC-1, with protein sequence MFQLLRGFLLPAAACDGNRDGDSRYANLFRKLDLNEDGRVDIAELQTGLRAMGIPLGKEAEEKIFKAGDTNQDGQLDFEEFMQYLKEHEKKMKLAFKSLDKNNDGKIEASEVVQSLKILGINISEKQAEKILQSIDADGTMTVDWNEWRDHFMFNPATDIEEIIRYWKHSTVLDIGDSLTVPDEFTEEEKKTGQWWKQLLAGGVAGAVSRTGTAPLDRLKVMMQVHGSKSNKMNIASGFKQMLKEGGVRSLWRGNGVNVVKIAPETAIKFWAYEQYKKILTQDDGKLGTVERFVSGSLAGATAQTSIYPMEVLKTRLAVGKTGQYSGMFDCAKKILKREGPKAFYKGYIPNILGIIPYAGIDLAVYELLKSTWLEHYASSSANPGVFVLLGCGTISSTCGQLASYPLALVRTRMQAQASVEGAPQLNMVGLFKRIVATEGLRGLYRGIAPNFMKVLPAVSISYVVYEKMKQNLGIA